A window of the Lolium perenne isolate Kyuss_39 chromosome 7, Kyuss_2.0, whole genome shotgun sequence genome harbors these coding sequences:
- the LOC127318018 gene encoding uncharacterized protein gives MPCSSSSSSGNDDDPDYRVDSSDDDQNHHAATTDDDNDAAAVVLPAPPDAEGVVSFLRTQDEVDALCQQYGVPKDQYTARSAGDLRASSSPPPGAVCVYAHALEAGMRVPLHPFYRDALAHFGIAPTQLAPNGWRIMAGFLVLCRSAGVPPSIAVFRYFFGCLPLFSQKNKRKGWYFFRARDASLCFAGLPHRNTGWKHGFFFLSSPEPWTCPVEWGEPPTSSLVEPVLNGEEEKMAAKLLEAHDAAPVDLRTYLCESNLVAAMISPASPVPATPPTCVHTTAGSEGMDPLVYGMMKSIRAENAAASASKVKSEAGSDAPSCGKKRSLKEAFGEEGRPSPVLPSRRPAAHGISAPAGACSPPPGFSRKPTRVPNGHSDDGTDWEAARELLRGAVAPPLERVFAASKPSDVVASCNVEVLKAVNYAMYSSAYALELEEKLAARDTEVAALQDQLKRAKAELAVVKDRRRT, from the exons ATGccttgctcctcttcctcctcttcgggcAACGACGACGACCCCGACTACCGCGTCGATTCGTCCGACGATGACCAGAACCACCACGCCGCCACCACCGACGACGATAACGACGCCGCTGCCGTCGTCCTCCCGGCGCCCCCCGACGCCGAGGGCGTCGTCTCTTTCCTGCGCACGCAGGACGAGGTCGACGCTCTGTGCCAGCAATACGGCGTGCCCAAGGATCAGTACACGGCTCGCTCCGCCGGCGACCTGCGCGCGAGCTCGTCCCCGCCGCCGGGCGCCGTGTGCGTGTACGCGCACGCGCTGGAGGCTGGGATGCGCGTCCCGCTCCACCCGTTCTACCGCGACGCGCTCGCCCACTTCGGCATCGCGCCGACCCAGCTGGCGCCCAACGGGTGGCGCATCATGGCGGGCTTCCTCGTGCTCTGCCGCTCCGCCGGCGTGCCGCCGTCCATCGCCGTGTTCCGCTACTTCTTCGGATGCCTCCCACTGTTCTCCCAGAAAAACAAGCGCAAAGGCTGGTATTTTTTCCGAGCCAGAGACGCGTCCCTATGCTTCGCGGGTTTGCCGCACCGTAACACGGGCTGGAAGCACGGGTTCTTCTTCCTCTCGTCGCCGGAGCCGTGGACTTGCCCCGTGGAGTGGGGAGAGCCGCCCACGAGCTCGCTCGTCGAGCCGGTGCTCAACGGCGAGGAGGAAAAAATGGCGGCGAAGCTGCTGGAGGCTCACGACGCCGCCCCCGTCGATCTCAGGACCTATCTTTGCGAGAGCAACCTTGTCGCCGCCATGATATCTCCCGCGTCGCCGGTGCCAGCGACGCCGCCTACTTGTGTTCATACAACCGCCGGTTCCGAAGGAATGGATCCCCTGGTCTACGGCATGATGAAATCCATTCGGGCGGAAAACGCGGCGGCATCGGCGAGCAAggtgaaaagcgaggcgggcagCGACGCCCCGTCGTGCGGAAAGAAGAGGAGTCTGAAGGAAGCATTCGGCGAGGAGGGGCGGCCTTCTCCTGTGCTGCCAAGCAGGCGACCTGCCGCGCATGGCATCTCGGCGCCCGCCGGCGCGTGCTCGCCGCCCCCAGGCTTCTCCCGGAAGCCGACGCGCGTCCCCAACGGACACAGCGACGACGGCACAGACTGGGAGGCCGCACGGGAGTTGCTGCGAGGCGCCGTcgcgccaccgctggagcgcgtctTTGCCGCCAGCAAGCCGTCTGATGTCGTCGCGTCGTGCAACGTAGAGGTTCTCAAG GCCGTGAACTACGCGATGTACTCCTCAGCATACGCGCTGGAGCTGGAGGAGAAGCTGGCGGCGCGAGACACGGAGGTCGCCGCTCTGCAGGACCAACTGAAGAGGGCCAAGGCCGAGCTCGCTGTGGTGAAGGATCGCAGGAGGACATGA